The Dysidea avara chromosome 11, odDysAvar1.4, whole genome shotgun sequence genome includes the window tttattttttaattccTTTGTTGTTCCAGTATAATCTTCAGTGCGGATGAGCCAGAGAGTATTCTTAGCAATCTAATCGCTTGCTCAATATTGTTTATACCTAGCTACAGGTGTGCATTCACTATTAACTATGTGTAGGAATAGCCGTGTAGTATATGTACCACTACAAGACTATAGCTCAACTACTTGGTAAATATCCTAACATTGGTATGCATATGACTTTTGTGGTCTATAAGAAGAACAGTATCAGCAGTTAAGAGCAGTGTTGACAGTGGTGTTTCCAGCATTGCAAGAGCTAGATAATTAGTATCtatgtatttagtatctatAGTTGAATGAACCTCTTTGGCGGCGCATGTCACTCCGCGATACCAGCCTCCTAGCTTGTCCCCATACCTCACTTGGTACACTCTACCATAAGCTCCCCTCCCTAATTCGTGAGTCAGAGGTGTGATACCTTGAAGAGTCAGCTTCTTAAATTTTGCGCTAAGATCCTCGTCTTTCTCTGGTGCTTTTGCCATTTCTATTTCTGCAAGGGCGTGGCTGGCTACTTCTAGTATAACTTCGTGGATTAGAAAATTTAAATCCCGCGTGCCCTTTTAATGCACCAGTTATGCATGTTCAacttaagaaattgattgaccaatattcatctaacactatgtataaatgtatgtaattagtctacttgtactttttttacctgttgatcaggtgtaacaggctgtttagccttataaattacctgtaataaataataataataataacttgtTGCTAAGGCCCCACATCATTGGTCCCATAGGGGCTTTATACAGATTCACAAGCGGTAGGTTCAATGTGAATTCTACAGTAAACCATCTAAATGGGGACAAATCCAACATACCCTTGTGAGCTGTCTAATAGTATTTCAAAGTTGGACACTTAGTATTAATTCCATACACTGCGATGATGATAATAATTTAATGATCATTCAGTTAATTAATCATCTGTCTAATGGTATAATTGAGAATTCCTCTGTGGTGGAAATAAGTCAATTCCACGTCAGTGTCAAATCGGCACTTTGCTTGAAATGATCGTCCATCATCAAGCTGTGAAAGTCAACAAGATTAAATCAATCATTATACAACACACATAAATAAAGTACAGTGACACAGCTACAGGAAGCTCCTAGAGTTCCACTGTCCACTGACACGTACGCAAGcacacacgcactcacacacatgcatgcacacgcacacacacatacacgcacattACACACCACACAACAATATGCATAGACAGACGGACACACCTGTACAGTCACAATCTGGCCAGGTTTAATATCTTCAGGGATGATGATGTCATAAGATTCTCTACCAGTGAGGCTGATACTATCAGCAGTCTGCCCATCCAAGTACTGTAAAGGGACTATACCCATCCCGACAAGATTGCTGCGATGGATACGCTCATAGCTCTCCGCAATCACTGCACCTACGCCCTAAGGGAGATTGACaatggatacttattaacagaAATGACTAGGTCTTCTAAACACATGTGGAGAATAAACTAGGTTcacatatttaaaaaaaaaaaaatatgtaTGGAGTTGTTTGAGATCACACTTTGTACTCACCAACATCCAGGGTCCCTTAGCAGCCCAGTCTCGGGAAGAACCTGATCCATAATCCTTTCCAGCTAAAATAATCAACTGTCTTCCCTCCTGTTTGTAACGTTCTGCTGCATCAAACACATCCATCTACATAATACAAGGGGAGGGGCTCAAGTGTGCATAAAAATGTATCACAAAAATGTATCGAACAAGATACACGGGTAACTTCTAATACACATAAACAATCCCACCAATAGAGGCATGACTCCGATAACGGGCAAACTATGTACTTATCAATCTAACCTAAATATTTTGATGGAGAAACTTTTCACTGATTTCAAGGTTCTGGGGATTAAAACAAAAGATTTATTTTGAAGTATTTAAACCTCATATTTGGAAATGTTTACAAATCTGcgaaaaaattatttttgcgCAGCTACATTGTTAAACCTGGAAAATATTTCATATTTgtccctcgaaatatttaggctatatggtactcGTATGTTACGTACCCAGTATAATTCCCAGCAAATAAACTATATACATGATATATAAACATACCAGTAATAGAAACTTATAGCAATAAACTTATACAAAAACCTAAAAAGTAACCTTCCAAATTTTGTGCTACATTTACCAGTAAATTCACTTACAGTTTCACCAGAAGGAATGTGTATAGTTTTAGGTCCAGCCTTGCCAATAAATTTGTTAACCAATCGGATGTTAGCAAACGTCCCACGAGCCATCACAGCATCGTTACCACGACGAGAGCCATACGAGTTGAATTCACGAGGAGTCAATCTACAAAACAACACAGAATTGCTTAAGCACCACATAACACTGTGATGTTTATTGCTGTGATGAATTTCAGCAGATCAAGCTGTCTACTTTTTTTTCTCATACTGCTTGACAGCTGAAGCTGCCAAGAAATTTGTATAACTGTACTAACACTAAAGGTTTATAAAAATTGTAGTTGctagtgtacatacagtacagataACTAGGTACTGACCCTCTTGCTCCAAGGTATCTGGCAGCAGGACTGTTCCTAGCAATGCTTCCAGCTGGAGAGATGTGATCAGTAGTGACTGAGTCACCAAGGTGGAGTAGGACTGCTGCCTTAGTGACATTGGTGACCTTCGGTAGTTCCTTGGTCTATATGAACAGCACCAGTGATGTAAACTGCTCCAGAGTCATACTATGTACTAttttgcatgtacacacacaaacacaaaagctacacacacaaacacaaaagctacacacacaccattCCACTGAAAAATGGTGGTTTCTGAATATAGGTAGACTTGTCATCCCAGGGGTAGAGCTGAGTGTCTGGAGCATTTAGACCATTCCATCGCTCATTCCCTTGAGTGATCTTAGAGTACACCTCTTGGAACATTACAGGTAGAACGTGGTTTCTCTCAATCTCCTGCAGCTCTTCCCGGGATGGCCAAATGTCCCGAAGATACACTGGCTTGCCTTCAACATTGAATCCTGCACAAAAATGAGTTGTGCACTGAAGCACATATAAAACCAAGATACGTACACAACATCAAAATAAAAAAGATATGAAAATAAAGTGTTAGCTAGTAGTAGAaggaaacaaaaaaaaaacacttattCATGCGTGgaattgaaccagggaccttgaACATGTGAGACTCACATGATAACCACTACACTACAGGAACTCCATACAATTCCATTGATAATCTATCCTATATTCATATCATGCAATACATCTACTTCTTAACTGTACACATATAACTACAGTGTATTGATGCCTATGTGCCTTTGTACAGAATGAACATGAAACTTGATAAAAAATAAAAAGAGAGCTTGTTCCTGCCTGGaatcgaaccagggaccttgaATGTGTTAAACTCAAGTGATAACCACTACACTACAGGAACAAGATGTTCTGAGTACACTATTTATGTTGTGTCCAAAGGCAAGGATACACTGACAATGGTTGTGTAGCCAATAGCAACATGAATAGCATACATTAGAGTGGTGTTCCTGTAGTGTAGTGGTTATCACATGAGTTTAACACACtcaaggtccctggttcaattcCAGGCAGGAACAAGCTCTCTTTTTGCTTGATTTTTTTTATCAAAGTTTCTAAAGTAGACATTAACTAGAGCTTTTAACTGCTGTGTACAACGACATCATATACACTGTAGTGTGTACAGTTGTATTGCATAATATGAATATAGGATAGAAAATAGTAGTTGATATTCTGTTCCTGTAGTATAGTGGTTATCACGTGAGTCTCACACACTCAAGATCCCTGGTTCAATTCCAGGCAGGAACAAGTTGTTTTCCTCTTCTCTTCTTATGTTTTATCTCCAATTTGCTTAATGTTGCATCATCACAAAACTGGGAAAGTCCTCATAGTGGAAAATGCCCACAGCTCcctttggatatgttattcctGGTAGCCTACCAACTATATAGCATTTCCATCAAATGTTTGCACAGCCTATGGACTTTATCCGAAATTATGTCCCAGACATAAAAATGgacgctgtagtgtggggatgttcgtaaaatttgtatgggcaacTACGGGAAGAAAAGTTTTgaacggcaatatctcagccaagaaggaagatatcgagctctaaccagcaggtatggttataaattagctgaaagaataggaatctagtgttgttttgaaaatcaaccgaaaatcGCTTTTACACACTTATTGTAacgtcttatagccatacctgccagttagagttcgatatcttcTTTCCTGGGTGAGATATTGCtgttcaaaaaaatttttttcccatagtcgcccatacaaatttacgaacgtccccacactacagcgggcATTTTTGTGACGTAAttttggataaggctcattaggAAAGAAACCTGTTCAGTTTGCATGTGCACAAGTGAGGGTGGACATATATAGTAGGTGTTTTTGATGGTAAATTATTTTGTAACGAATCGTTACCATCCAAATTTTTGAGAAGTTGGGGTCCCACAAGAGGGAGAAAATTTTTCATACAATGTGCATCATCTAGCTATATGGAGTCATACAAAGTTTTTGCACTTCAACTACATGAAAACAATTGTGATGCTACAACACTACTTTGTCAACAATATAGCATAACAGACTAGATAGTTATCTTCTGTGATGATGTTTTGGCAGTTGGTTACAACTAACCATGCTGATGGTGCAATCAGATGCTACCTATCCCATTTACAGTTTCTGGCGCTACAGTTCTTTAACAGATTGTATCGAGGCTAATGTTGACAGCTGAGTAGTTTTACTACACAAATAATTTGAGGTGCTCTAGCCAAGCTAACAATCTCATTTGATGCATTTAAACAGTGTTATTTTGAAAGCGGTGAGCAGGAATTTATAGCTTCCCAATATTTGCAAAACTGGTGAAAAATAACTTCCACAAAAATCTCTGCTTTACAGTAGGTACATTCTTCAGAAAATAAGTAACACCTGGAATTGAACAAAGGGGCTTACAACTccgcaaaaaaaaacaaactaaaCAACATTTGTTCCTGCCTGGAATTGAACCAGGACCTTGAGTGTGTGAAACTCACGTGATAACCACTACACTACAGGAACACCATGTTGTGAACACTCTAATGTACTGTatgctatcaagagttcataatataaaaattatgaactcttgatgctaTTAATGAGCAGGACATACACTGACAATGGTTGCGTAGCACCATAGCAACATAAATAGCATACATTAGAGTTTTCACAATGTGGTGTTCCTGTAGTGTAGTGGTTATCATGTGAGTCTAACACACtcaaggtccctggttcaattcCAAGCGGgaataaatttctttttatttcttACCAATATATCCCTGAAACTCATGATTAAAGCAAGAGCTTGTCAGTACACAACACATTCTACAGATGAACCATAGGAAAAGTAAAGCCACCAGGTTTCAAAACCTGCACATTTTAATATTTTGTACTCCAGTCCCATTCCCTATACTGCATACCTAGTGGCTCCTTCTCCATGTCAATACAGACAGTTCCAGCAATGGCGTAAGCTATACATAATGGAGGTGATGCCAAATAGTTGGCTCTTGTGTGAGGATTTATCCTTCCCTCAAAGTTACGATTTCCAGACAGTACACCACTAGCAACCAGGTCCCCCTATAGGGAATACAATTACACTTGATTCGAACACAAGCAGGACAGATACCACATAGAGACAAACAAGTATCCTATTTGTTGCCCACCTTTTCAATAGCTTCCACAACGGGTTCTGCAAGTGGTCCACTGTTACCAATACAGGTCATACATCCATACCCAACCAGGTTAAACCTGTTAGACAACACTATGGTAACCCAAACAATACCACATAGTCCAAACTTATCTTGTAACTAAATAATCACTACTATACACATACATTATACGTACCCTAGTTTCTCCAAATAAGGAATAACTCCACTCTCTTTAAGATAGTACGTGACTACACCTGATCCAGGTGATAGACTGGTCTTGATGTAGGGAGCAACTGATAGTCCATTCTCAACTGCCTTCTTAGCCAACAGTCCTGACAGTAACACCACACAGTGAATGAATACAAACATTCTATTGTACCGTATAAAAGATGTGTCTATACTGAGGCTTGGTCTCTGGCAACTAGGTTCTATGCTAGTTGGTTACAATGTGACAGAATTTCATTAACTCTGTACTTGTGACAAAGCTTATAATAATACTAGATAAATTAACTGATAGTTCGCTACCAATATATACAAACATAAAACTATGCTTTGCTAGTTTGAAACAAGTTAAGCTGTTTACAACACCTGTTGACAGGGACCATTGATGCCTTTCCTATGCCCCATTGGAAATTTAATGTACAAGTGATCACCCAGTTAAGCTGGatcctctattagagtgttttagcAGTACACACGGATGGACAGTTTACCTGCTCCCAACATGACTGAAGGATTACTGGTGTTGGTACAACTAGTAATGGCGGATATCACCACTGAACCTGTAGCAAGGGAGAGGAATAAAAGaaatcacacacacgcacacgcgcacacacacattacacacactacacacacacaacactacaactGAGCTACTCTCCTACCACTTATTATCACTCATACTACACTAACAAACTGGTCACAACTAACCGTGTGTTAGTGAGTAGTCTTTTCCTTCATATGAGAATGGGACGACTGTCTTCTGAGCTTCTGGACTGATATTGAACCCTTTGAAACCAATCTGTACATGGAGGAAATGAGACATGCACATTGGCATGATTGCACACCAATAAAATAACACCATACTCTGGAAAGGGAAATTGATATACAGCAGAACCTGTCTAAGCTAGTCACCATTAAGCCAAAAGTTCTTGACCATATCCTTTATGGTTATACAGTTAGAATGAAGGGTTTACAGTATTAGAACAAAGTAAGTTTTTGGTCTTGCCTTCCTACAAGTTATATGGGTGACCACCTAAACAGGTTCCACCATAACTGTTAAAAGGATGTACAAATAGACTTTTATGGTATAGTAGAATTATTTGTTTCAGGATGTACggcagtgtgtcgtgcagccgtaccttttttcacagcttggctgtttttgtgctgGTTATAATTAACCAACACAGAAGCAACTGTTATATTAGAACACTTCACCATgagtatgttatattagagtagaaTAACAAGGGCACCGTTGATGTGAACCAATCAATTTTGAGCGATTCATACCTAGCACACAGATGTTAAGATATGGGCCTAATATTTAGTAAATCTTTAGGCTTGTAACAGCCAACACCAGCTACTTGAACTGAAATACATGAGTTTTCCAGGGAAATGGTAAAAGACTGATGACATGTTTTCATGCAAGTATAACAATGACCCTACTTGTAGTAAAAATCACTATGCAGCTACGTACCATGAGTTAGCCCactatattataattatgtcacTTGCCTTGTTGTCAAGACACATCTGAAAATCATCCTTCATTTCACTGAGAGAGACACGATCATGTGGTCTCTTGGGACCAGATAATGATGGAACTACTGTTGACAAGTCCAGCTCAaaaatctgtatgtaaccaTAGAAACAACACCACAATGCCAACAATATACAAGACAACAATATCACAAACATTGCAGATTTTTTAGTAAGAATTCCAAACTAGCTGTATTAAAAAAAAAGTTCGTATTAAAAAGAGCTATTCCactaataaaataaatacaCAAAGAAAGCTGGAGGAGGTTGGTCATAACATCTGGTGATCCCAAAGAACAATTGAACCCATTCAACCCCAACACCTCAGTCTGTATTCTAATGCATGAATTGATATCGATAAATTATGGTTCCAAGAGCCCTTCTTTCAACCATTTGTGTGGCTTTTCTAGCTAAGAAGCATGTTACATTATGAATACAGTAGATACTTCTTTCAAAtgtgacaaaaaaaaagtttacaataACAATACCAATTTCGAGTGCCATGTTAGGTTGTACAATCTCTTAGGGCTATGTTTGACATGTGACTAACCTCCTCTGGAAGATTTAAAGCCAAGTAAAAAATACATTAAGGCTAAATGTGTTGCTATGGTTACAATTGGGTTACCTCAGAGTAGACAGGATCCTGGCTGGGGTCGTCATAATTCCTGAATAATCCAACAGCTTTGAGGTACGCCTCAATATATTCTATCTTAGATGAATCACGAGCTAGTGTGGAGCAATTACACAAAACATTAATACACTAGCAGTAGACTGTCTAATGCTAATAAGGTTGGGGAATTCTGGCTCAAAATGTTTACTGTGCTATTAGTAGCTTGGTAACAACATTTGTTTTTCCACCTGGATCTTGCCTTCCAAAGGACAAAATCTCAAGAACAAACTTCAGCATTAATAAATCCATTTGTTAAAGTGATGCATATATCTCCACTAtctttactacactacaatcATAATTCCAAAATGTAAAGTTCACCTGTTTGTTTGAGGTACTTCAAACTCATATCATCAACAGCAAAGAAGCCGACAGTGGCACCATATTCCGGACACATGTTAGAGATGGTGGCTCTATCAGCGATGGACAACTGGGACACTCCAGGACCATAGAACTCGACAAACTTTCCTACCACTCCAACTTGCCTGAGGTGCTATTTATAAGACAATAGGTGTGTTAAATACTGCACACACATATACCATATTTATCTGCATATAAACCAGTTTAGCGGGAAATAAACAATGGATAGATGCTTGCATGGCTTTTTAAAACGTTGGGTTCAAAATCATTAGGTTGTAAACAACTAACATGGTAGTAAAAGTACTGACACAGTCAACTTGAAATCTTCACTAGCCAATAGTGTAACACGAGGTGAAgcacatacagtggaacatcAGTTATCCGGATCCTAGTTATATCCGGATCCTAGTTATATCCGGATCCTAGTTatatccggattcttggttaaccaaactatggaaatgactgctctattagagtagtgactgttctattagggtagttgaataatGTACTGGTATTTTTACTGCTCTTGCTAATGTTCTATAGGCTATTTATACATagtggacttttcagacttactGTACACGGatcacccctggtcccaagggattcggataactgaggttccactgtatatttgGGCCATTCAGACTCTAGTGTAACACATAATTCCGGTGTTTATCAtactatactgtatagcaggatCATGAAGGCCTACACTTTATcatgaccagaaaccagcctcacaataccaaCACAGTGCTCACAGTATTGGTGAAGGAGGTATACTCGGCCCAAAGGTGCTTTCACTATGACCTGAAATGTACATTTCAAAAAAGCTTCTACAAAACTTTGAATCATCATCCACTCACTAACTAAATGGACCAAGGTGTGTGTTAATCCAAGTGTTTGTTCAAGCTCAGCTTTAATATTGataatacagtacacacacccaCTCATGGTTACCTTGGTGATGGTAAGCACCACATCAGTGGAGGTGGTCCACTTGCTGATACTCCCTATCAACCGGTAACCAACCACCTTTGGTAACACCATACTGATCGTCTGTCCCAGCATCACTGCCTCAGCCTCAATACCACCCacacctgtagagtgatcagcaatacAGGAAAACAACATTTGTATAGAAATAATTCACTATAGTACAAATACTCCAAAatacgcatgcacacatgcatgcacacacacacacacagagtataAGTAAATCCTCAGAACTCAGGTGACCAAGCCTATTGATACAGAGCATCATtcaaatattctattagaacacacacccacacatttTGTATACTCCATATCCACTCACCCCATCCCAGTACTCCTAATCCATTGATCATGGTAGTGTGGGAGTCAGTACCCACCAAACTGTCAGGGTACAACAAGCCATCAACATTGAACACCACTCGAGCTAGATACTCCAAGTTGACCTGTAAAACACACATAAGACACCCAACAATAACATACCAGCAGAGCTATAAAGTGGTACAGTTGTTACACCACTACAATAGTGTCAGCA containing:
- the LOC136238103 gene encoding cytoplasmic aconitate hydratase-like isoform X1, with amino-acid sequence MASEGQGTPVGSAVDPYAKHVRDLTVGGNTFRFYDLKSFEDTRLARLPYSIRVLLESAVRNCDDYRVKQKDVENILDWENKQNETVEIAFKPSRVILQDFTGVPAVVDFAAMREAVKDLGGDPVKINPLCPADLVIDHSVQVDIARRYPHICPDALEKNHEIEFERNKERFLFLKWGAKAFQNMLIVPPGSGIVHQVNLEYLARVVFNVDGLLYPDSLVGTDSHTTMINGLGVLGWGVGGIEAEAVMLGQTISMVLPKVVGYRLIGSISKWTTSTDVVLTITKHLRQVGVVGKFVEFYGPGVSQLSIADRATISNMCPEYGATVGFFAVDDMSLKYLKQTARDSSKIEYIEAYLKAVGLFRNYDDPSQDPVYSEIFELDLSTVVPSLSGPKRPHDRVSLSEMKDDFQMCLDNKIGFKGFNISPEAQKTVVPFSYEGKDYSLTHGSVVISAITSCTNTSNPSVMLGAGLLAKKAVENGLSVAPYIKTSLSPGSGVVTYYLKESGVIPYLEKLGFNLVGYGCMTCIGNSGPLAEPVVEAIEKGDLVASGVLSGNRNFEGRINPHTRANYLASPPLCIAYAIAGTVCIDMEKEPLGFNVEGKPVYLRDIWPSREELQEIERNHVLPVMFQEVYSKITQGNERWNGLNAPDTQLYPWDDKSTYIQKPPFFSGMTKELPKVTNVTKAAVLLHLGDSVTTDHISPAGSIARNSPAARYLGARGLTPREFNSYGSRRGNDAVMARGTFANIRLVNKFIGKAGPKTIHIPSGETMDVFDAAERYKQEGRQLIILAGKDYGSGSSRDWAAKGPWMLGVGAVIAESYERIHRSNLVGMGIVPLQYLDGQTADSISLTGRESYDIIIPEDIKPGQIVTVQLDDGRSFQAKCRFDTDVELTYFHHRGILNYTIRQMIN
- the LOC136238103 gene encoding cytoplasmic aconitate hydratase-like isoform X2; protein product: MASEGQGTPVGSAVDPYAKHVRDLTVGGNTFRFYDLKSFEDTRLARLPYSIRVLLESAVRNCDDYRVKQKDVENILDWENKQNETVEIAFKPSRVILQDFTGVPAVVDFAAMREAVKDLGGDPVKINPLCPADLVIDHSVQVDIARRPDALEKNHEIEFERNKERFLFLKWGAKAFQNMLIVPPGSGIVHQVNLEYLARVVFNVDGLLYPDSLVGTDSHTTMINGLGVLGWGVGGIEAEAVMLGQTISMVLPKVVGYRLIGSISKWTTSTDVVLTITKHLRQVGVVGKFVEFYGPGVSQLSIADRATISNMCPEYGATVGFFAVDDMSLKYLKQTARDSSKIEYIEAYLKAVGLFRNYDDPSQDPVYSEIFELDLSTVVPSLSGPKRPHDRVSLSEMKDDFQMCLDNKIGFKGFNISPEAQKTVVPFSYEGKDYSLTHGSVVISAITSCTNTSNPSVMLGAGLLAKKAVENGLSVAPYIKTSLSPGSGVVTYYLKESGVIPYLEKLGFNLVGYGCMTCIGNSGPLAEPVVEAIEKGDLVASGVLSGNRNFEGRINPHTRANYLASPPLCIAYAIAGTVCIDMEKEPLGFNVEGKPVYLRDIWPSREELQEIERNHVLPVMFQEVYSKITQGNERWNGLNAPDTQLYPWDDKSTYIQKPPFFSGMTKELPKVTNVTKAAVLLHLGDSVTTDHISPAGSIARNSPAARYLGARGLTPREFNSYGSRRGNDAVMARGTFANIRLVNKFIGKAGPKTIHIPSGETMDVFDAAERYKQEGRQLIILAGKDYGSGSSRDWAAKGPWMLGVGAVIAESYERIHRSNLVGMGIVPLQYLDGQTADSISLTGRESYDIIIPEDIKPGQIVTVQLDDGRSFQAKCRFDTDVELTYFHHRGILNYTIRQMIN